A genomic window from Cydia amplana chromosome 3, ilCydAmpl1.1, whole genome shotgun sequence includes:
- the LOC134662563 gene encoding zinc finger protein ztf-16, with product MSSKGETEADSGTVSPNLPVVKNEPATTASKEETPKRGSTLLKCTTCNTFSTLSSRALTTHMAQCSPDNNNVAAAQADARPHRKLFECDVCNMKFSNGANMRRHKMRHTGVKPYECRVCQKRFFRKDHLAEHFTTHTKSLPYHCPICNRGFQRQIAMRAHFQNEHVGQHDLVKTCPLCSYRAPTMKSLRVHFFNRHGIDLDNPGTGNNSVSLLAAGIANAAYADGSMDASAINALGALGSGLSVSVAAAYSDSGDSNGARSVDNATPPMHYLTPHVEISMADNNETFSPGQSNHLNNSDSRMNGEGGSSPQSGDSSGAVASSSLAQLPAGITPSITLIPIKQEPNAEESGGGESQGEANGDKRGVSSSLSSLIKVSPLKSLLREDLRRRISARGRARGSNSSRASPSEGGVITSTHGDAALAPASLMCSFCSITFPDSTLYFLHKGCHCDSNPWKCNICGEQCCNVYEFNSHLLSKSHQ from the exons GCAACCACAGCTAGTAAAGAAGAAACTCCTAAAAGAGGCAGCACGCTGCTAAAATGCACAACTTGCAACACGTTTAGCACTCTCAGCAGCCGCGCGCTGACCACGCACATGGCGCAGTGCTCGCCCGACAACAACAATGTGGCGGCCGCGCAGGCGGACGCCCGCCCCCACAGGAAACTCTTCGAGTGCGACGTGTGCAACATGAAGTTCTCCAATGGCGCCAACATGCGCCGCCACAAGATGCGCCACACCGGCGTCAAACCTTACGAATGCAGAGTCTGCCAAAAGAGATTCTTCCGCAAGGACCATCTAGCGGAACACTTCACCACACACACAAAGAGCTTGCCGTACCATTGCCCGATATGCAACCGAGGGTTCCAGCGCCAGATTGCCATGCGCGCGCATTTCCAGAACGAGCACGTCGGCCAGCACGACCTTGTCAAAACTTGCCCCCTCTGCAGCTACCGCGCCCCCACCATGAAGAGCCTCCGAGTTCATTTCTTTAACAG ACACGGCATCGACCTAGACAACCCAGGAACCGGCAACAACTCTGTTTCCCTGCTAGCAGCCGGCATAGCCAACGCCGCGTACGCCGACGGTTCCATGGATGCGAGCGCCATCAACGCCCTCGGGGCTCTAGGCTCCGGGCTGTCCGTGTCCGTGGCGGCCGCGTATTCGGACAGCGGGGACAGCAACGGCGCCCGCTCCGTCGACAACGCCACACCGCCCATGCACTATCTGACCCCGCACGTGGAGATATCTATGGCAGACAACAACGAGACCTTCTCGCCGGGACAGTCGAATCATCTAAATAATTCCG ATTCGCGCATGAACGGCGAGGGTGGCAGCTCGCCGCAGTCGGGCGACAGCTCGGGCGCCGTCGCCAGCTCGTCGCTCGCGCAGCTGCCCGCCGGCATCACGCCCTCCATCACGCTCATACCCATCAAGCAG GAGCCTAACGCGGAAGAGTCGGGCGGTGGCGAGTCGCAGGGCGAGGCGAACGGCGACAAGCGCGGCGTGTCGTCCAGCCTGTCGTCGCTCATCAAGGTGTCGCCGCTCAAGAGCCTGCTGCGCGAGGACCTGCGCCGCCGCATCAGCGCCCGGGGCCGCGCTCGCGGCTCCAAC AGTTCGCGCGCGTCTCCGTCAGAGGGCGGCGTGATCACGTCGACGCACGGCGACGCCGCGCTGGCGCCCGCCTCGCTCATGTGCTCCTTCTGCTCCATCACCTTCCCCGACTCCACGCTCTACTTCCTGCACAAGGGCTGCCACTGCGACTCCAACCCCTGGAAGTGCAACATCTGCGGCGAGCAGTGCTGCAACGTCTACGAGTTCAACTCCCACCTGCTCAGCAAAAGTCACCAATGA